In a single window of the Rhodamnia argentea isolate NSW1041297 chromosome 2, ASM2092103v1, whole genome shotgun sequence genome:
- the LOC115738655 gene encoding SH3 domain-containing protein 2-like — MEAIRKQATKLRDQVAKQQQAVFRQFAGVYGGSDNVVADETELQHHQRLEKLYISTRAGKHFQRDIVRGVEGYIVHGSKQVEIGTKLSEDCRKYGAENTCTSGTTLSKAALNFSRARAQMERERGNLLKTLGTQVAEPLRAMVMGAPLEDARQLAQRYDRVRQEAEAQAIDVSRRQARVRESMGNPDIVMKLEAAEAKLQELKTNMATLGKEATAAMTAVEGQQQKMTLQRLVAMVESERSYHQRVLQILDQLEGELLSERQRIEASPSVAADTSVPPPPSYEEINGSFASQTYDESADSIDYFLGEVMHSFRAVSDVELSLSTGDYVVVRKVSNSGWAEGECKGKAGWFPLDYVERRERVLASKMAHVF; from the exons ATGGAGGCCATCCGGAAACAAGCCACGAAGCTCCGAGATCAGGTCGCCAAGCAGCAGCAG GCTGTCTTTAGGCAGTTTGCTGGTGTATACGGAGGTTCAGATAATGTTGTAGCTGATGAGACAGAACTTCAGCATCATCAGAGACTTGAGAAGCTTTACATATCGACTCGTGCTGGCAAG CATTTCCAAAGGGATATAGTTCGTGGTGTGGAAGGTTACATAGTTCATGGGTCCAAGCAAGTTGAAATAG GTACCAAGTTGTCAGAAGACTGTAGAAAATATGGTGCTGAAAATACATGTACCAGTGGCACTACCTTATCTAAAGCTGccttaaatttttcaagagcTCGAGCTCAAATGGAAAGAGAGCGTGGAAATCTATTGAAAACTCTTGGAACCCAG GTGGCAGAGCCTTTAAGAGCAATGGTGATGGGTGCTCCCTTGGAGGATGCTAGGCAACTTGCCCAAAGATATGACAGAGTGCGTCAAGAGGCTGAGGCTCAG GCTATCGATGTTTCTAGGCGCCAAGCTAGGGTAAGGGAATCCATGGGTAATCCTGATATTGTCATGAAACTAGAAGCTGCTGAGGCCAAGCTTCAGGAGCTGAAGACAAACATGGCAACATTAGGTAAAGAGGCTACTGCTGCAATGACTGCTGTAGAAGGGCAACAACAGAAAATGACTCTTCAACGGCTTGTTGCTATG GTCGAATCAGAAAGAAGCTATCATCAAAGAGTCTTACAGATACTTGATCAACTTGAAGGCGAG TTGTTGTCAGAACGCCAACGAATTGAAGCATCTCCAAGTGTAGCTGCTGATACTTCTGTTCCTCCTCCCCCGTCATATGAGGAAATCAATGGTTCATTTGCTTCTCAGACGTATGATGAATCTGCAGATTCCATTGACTATTTCTTGGGAGAG GTTATGCACTCATTTAGAGCAGTATCTGATGTGGAGTTAAGTTTATCAACAGGGGACTATGTTGTTGTCCGTAAG GTGTCAAACAGTGGCTGGGCCGAGGGAGAATGCAAAGGAAAAGCCGGTTGGTTCCCCCTTGATTATGTAGAGAGGAGGGAGCGTGTTCTGGCAAGCAAGATGGCACATGTATTTTAA
- the LOC115738761 gene encoding B-box zinc finger protein 20-like, protein MKIQCDVCNKDEASVFCTADEAALCGCCDHRVHHANKLASKHPRFSLLCPSPKEFPLCDVCQERRAFLFCQQDRAILCRECDLPIHTANEHTQKHNRFLLTGVKLSATSEVYTSAPSDASPSNGCDLVPDFKSEASSSVKKPVSASGAISGPRKAAPSAASAAVAASTAMVNNTDGINNSMLASQESGSNGSTSSISEYLIEMLPGWHFEDVLDSCSASLGFCKKDDSLLPFADNDLERDMSSFSSKSSGIWVPQAPTPVWSNQFSFQNGGIVGGSKQTKEPATTRPGKRWNDDVFAVPEISPSSAGFKRSRPF, encoded by the exons atGAAGATCCAGTGCGACGTGTGCAATAAGGACGAGGCGTCCGTGTTTTGCACCGCCGACGAGGCGGCGCTCTGTGGATGCTGCGACCACCGCGTCCACCACGCCAACAAGCTCGCCTCCAAGCACCCGCGGTTTTCCCTTCTCTGTCCTTCCCCTAAGGAATTCCCTCTCTGTGACGTCTGCCAG GAGAGGCGAGCGTTCTTGTTCTGTCAACAGGACCGAGCCATTCTCTGCAGGGAGTGCGATCTTCCTATACACACGGCCAACGAGCATACCCAGAAGCACAACAGGTTCTTGCTCACTGGAGTGAAGCTCTCTGCTACATCGGAAGTCTACACATCTGCTCCCAGTGATGCCTCTCCGTCCAACGGATGCGATTTAGTCCCCGACTTCAAGTCCGAGGCATCATCGTCGGTCAAGAAGCCGGTCTCTGCTTCTGGGGCGATTTCGGGCCCTCGAAAGGCAGCGCCCAGCGCGGCATCGGCAGCAGTGGCTGCATCCACGGCGATGGTGAATAACACGGATGGGATCAATAACAGTATGTTGGCCAGCCAGGAAAGCGGTTCAAACGGGTCAACGAGTAGCATATCAGAGTACTTGATAGAGATGCTGCCGGGCTGGCACTTTGAGGACGTCCTTGATTCCTGCTCTGCTTCCTTGGGTTTCTGTAAG AAAGATGATAGTTTATTGCCATTCGCGGACAATGATCTTGAGAGGGATATGAGTTCCTTCTCATCTAAAAGTTCGGGAATTTGGGTCCCTCAAGCTCCAACCCCGGTGTGGTCTAATCAGTtctctttccaaaatggtgGGATCGTAGGAGGATCCAAGCAGACGAAAGAGCCTGCAACCACGAGACCTGGCAAGAGGTGGAATGATGATGTCTTTGCAGTTCCAGAAATCAGCCCTTCATCCGCTGGATTCAAGAGATCTAGACCCTTTTGA